The sequence below is a genomic window from Microbulbifer hydrolyticus.
CCTGTCTACCGACTCAAAAATTTCTGCATAGACCTTGCCGAGCATACCCGTGTAAGTAATGGCAATGGCGAATACGCCGGCGCTGGGGCCCAGCCCCACGGCGCGGACAAAAAGTAGCGCCCAGACGATCTCCGGAATACTGCGCAGCACAATCAATAACGACCGTAGGGGCCAGCGAAGACACCGCCCCAGCCGTGAGGGCTTTCCGCTGCGCGGGATTCCCGAGCGCGACAGGGCGCGCGTTATCAGCAGGGCAGCGATCAAGGCCGGTGGTAGGGCCAGTGTTATACCGGCCACGGCGATGGCCAGGGTTTCCAGCGTGGAGCGCCACAGCAGTTGAAGAAAATCGCTATCCTGCGCTGGTGGCCAGGCGTTATGAAGCAGCGACCCCATCGCTTGTGCACCGCCATGGTCAAACAGCACGCCCAGATCGAGTTCGCTGAAATGCAGCCCCGGCCACAACAACAGAAATACGACGAACATGATCAGCAGGCGTGGAGCCAGTGCCGGATCACGCTGCTGCGCCGGTGGGTGATTCGATGCGCTGTGAATGCTGTTGTGCGTCATTGCTATTGCCGGAGTGTTTCTGCCGGAGTGTTTCTGCCGGGCATCAGCAGCGCGGTAGAGTGGATGGCCGGGAAGAATTTATCGGTTGCCCGGACTGTTCGGTGGCAGCGGGCAGCTGATCATTGATGTAGAGCTTCTCCAGCTCGGTATCGGAAATTTCGCTGGCCGGTTTATCGAATTGTATTTTTCCCCCGCGCAGACCGATCACCCGTGGGAAATGTCGCAGGGCGAGCGCCAGGTTATGGAGGCTAACCACTAGTGTTGCACCATGCTGCCGAGTTTCCCGGCTCAATAGCGCCAGGGTATGCTCGGCCAGTACCGGGTCCATGGCGGAGACCGGCTCGTCCGCGAGCAGGATTTCCGGCTGCTGGTACAGGGCGCGGGCGATGGCCACCCGCTGCAGTTGCCCCCCGGAGAGCTGGTCACAGCGCTGGAACATCTTGTCGGCCAGATCCAGCTTGGCGAGAGTGTTACGTATGTTGTCGATATCCAGCGGATAGAGCAGGTTGACTGCGCTCTTTAACCGCGACCACTTGCCCGCGCGTCCTGCCGCGACCGCCGTTACCACGCGTTGCCGGGGTGGCAGTGGCGGCGATTGCTGAACCAGGCCGATACGCGCACGCAGTTGCTGTAGAGCATTGCCACTTAGCGCCCAGGGCTGGGTATCGAGGATCTGCAATTCACCGGTATGTGGCTGCTCTGCGGTGGCCAGCAGGCGGAGCAGGGTGGTTTTGCCCGCACCAGAGGGACCGATGATGGCCACCTGCTCCCCAGTGTTAATGGTCAGTGCAATCTGGTGCAGCGCATGAGTCTGTGTTGCATCCGCGGGCTGTTTGAACGCGATGCTTGCATCGCGCAGTGTCATGTTCACTTGAGCAGGCCCACAGAGCGTGCCGCGTCTTCAATGGATCGATAATTCTCGGGCGATGTTTCGATAAAGCGATCGGCGGCCTGCAGGTCGAGGATCGTTTTGTGTTGCGGGTTGGCAGGGTCCAGTGCGAGGAAGGACTGTTTGATTTTGGCCACGAGTGCGGTGTCCAGGCCACCGCGCACGGTCCAGTTATAGTCGAAGTAGGGTGGCGTCGTGGCAAGAACGCGTACTTTGTCGGTGTCGACCTTGCCGGCAGCAACGAGTTTTTCCCACACCGAGGCGTTCAGCACACCCGCATCGGCCTTGCCCGCCTGTACCCAGGCGGCGGTGGCATCGTGGGCGCCGGAATACGCGACGCGACTGAAAAAATCTTCCGGCACAATCTTATCCTGCGCCAAAAAGTAGCGCGGCATCAGGCTGCCGGAGGTGGAGGAGATGGAGCCAAACACAAAGCTTTTACCCTTCAGGTCCTGCAGCGACTGTATCGCGGGATCGGCGGTAATGAATTTACTGGTAAAGCGCCGGTCCTGTTCCCGCTGTACCAGAGGGATCGCATCGCCAGTTCGCAGGCGCGCTTGCACGAAAGTAAAGCCACCGAGCCACGCGAGGTCCACGCGGTCTGCCGCAAGGCTCTCCACTACCGCGGCATAATCGGTTACCGGTATAAACTGCACCTTCAAGCCAAGCTGCTGTTCCAGGTAGCTGCCGAGGGGCTTGAATTTGCGCAGCAGCTCGGTGGGGGCTTCGTCAGGAATAGCGGAAACCCGGAGTACTTTGGGGGAGGGGTCTTCTGCGGTAGCGTCATTGGCAACGGCAACAACACTGGACAGAAAAATAACAGGCAGCAGGCACAGGGCGGCAAGCGCCCTTGTGCCCGAAATGGCACGATGAATCATGCGAGTTCTCCAGTTCAATAGTGGAAAAAACGGTTAACGGATTGTGTGTTCTTATACCAACATGTTATCGGAAAACGCTATTGGTGATTGTTGGCCTGTTCACGTGGGTAGGTTACGTAGATAAGTCACGTAGATAGGCCACGACCTCTTCCTGGTTGCCACGGAAGATGATGCGTCCGGCCTTCTGTTCCAGCTGGTGTTTATACATGGGGTCGTAGTAGTCCCCCAGCAGCGCAGCGATCCAGTCGCGGTGGCGGTCTACCGTGCCATCCGCGAGTTGCCGTTCCAATGCCTCCCGCATGATCGCATCCAGCTCCTGATAGCGCGCACCGCCAAGCCGCTTGGTAATGTTGGCCAGGTTCTGGCGCAGTGCACCGGCGAATACCTGCGGTCCTTCTTCCGCGCCGTGCACGGCGACAAAATCGGCGCACAGGTCGATCACGTAATCCTTCAGGATCCGCTCCACGCGTCCTTCCAGGGTGTCGTCCAGCCAAACCAGCGGATAGGTGCGCATACCCTGGTGCAGTGGCAGCGGTACCGAGCAGCGGCCGATCAGCCGACTCTCGTCTTCGAGTACAAAGTGGCTTTGCCCGCTGGCGCGGCGTTTGAGAAAGTCGATCGCCAGCGCATTTTCAAACGCGATCTGAGGCGGCTGGGGTGTGGCGCGCTTGCCGAAACTGGAACCACGGTGATTGGCGTGGCCTTCCAGGTCGACGGCGTTGTCCAGTTGCATCAGCACTTCAGTTTTGCCGGTGCCGGTCATGCCACCGACCAGGGTGAACTGGCAATCGCGCACCGCACTTTCGATTTCCTCGACCAGGAAGCTGCGCATGGCCTTGTAGCCACCGGTAACTCGCGGATACGGGACGCCGGCTTCGCGCAGCCACTGCTGGCTGATCTGCGAGCGCAGGCCACCGCGAAAACAGAACAGGTAGCCTTCGGGGTGGGCTTCGGCAAAGGTCGCCCAGGCTTTTACACGTGCCTCCTTGACCTTACCGCCGACCAGCTCGTGCCCAAGGGCAATGGCGGCCTGCTGCCCTTTCTGTTTGTAGCAGGTGCCGACTTTCTGGCGTTCGCTATCGGTCATCAGTGGCAGGTTGACCGCGTTCGGGAAGGAGCCCTTGCTGAATTCCACTGGTGCGCGGGTATCGATCAGCGGTAGATCGTGCAGGAATATTTCCCGGAAATCGGCACTGTCCGGGCGAACTTCGTTCTTGCTCATCGAACCATCACTGCCAGTTCATGACCGGCGTCTTCCCGGGCAACCAGTGTGCCGATGGGGGCGAGTTGCAGATCCAGTTCCTTCGCCGTCGCGAGAAACGCCTCTTCACCCTCCGGGGCAACCGCGATCAGCAGGCCACCGCTGGTTTGCGGATCGCACAGCAGCTGATGCTGGCTGTCCTCGGCGAGGCGTACCCGGTGGCCGTAGCTTTCAAAGTTGCGGCCGGTGCCTCCGGGAATGCAACCCTGCTCAAGGTAGTGGGGCACACTGGCAATACGGGGCACCGCGGTAAACTCCAGCTCCGCGCAGAGGCCGCTGCCATCGGCCATTTCCACCAGATGGCCGAGCAGACCGAAGCCGGTGACATCGGTCATTGCCTTGACCGCGGGAAGCCGGGCGAAGCGGCTGCCGGGACGGTTCAGGGTACACATCAGGTCGCGGGCAACACCCGCATCTTCGGGCCGCAGTTTGCCCTGCTTTTCCGCCGTGGTGAGTACACCGATGCCGAGTGGCTTGGTCAGATACAGTTTGCAGCCGGCGGTGGCGGTGTCGTTGCGCTTGAGCACCTGCTTTTCCACCACGCCGGTGACCGCGAGGCCAAAGATGGGTTCGGGTGCGTCGATGGAGTGGCCACCGGCCAGCGGGATACCGGCTTCTGCGCAAACGGCGCGGCCACCACGGATCACCTCCCGGGCCACTTCCGGCGGCAGCACGTTTACCGGCCAGCCGAGAATGGCGATGGCCATCAGTGGGTCGGCGCCCATGGCGTAGATGTCACTGATGGCATTGGTGGCGGCGATGCGGCCAAAGTCGTAGGGGTCGTCCACGATCGGCATGAAAAAGTCGGTGGTGGAAACCACACCGCGTTCGTCGTCCAGCGCATACACGGCGGCGTCGTCGCGGGAGGCATTGCCCACCCACAGGTTCGGGTCCTGCAGTGGAGCGCCACTGTCCGCCAGAATCCGGTCGAGCACCGCGGGGGAAATCTTGCAGCCGCAGCCCGCGCCATGGCTGTACTGGGTGAGTCGGACTGGGTCGCTTGGGCCTGAGGTCTCGGTCATGGAATCTCGCGATTTGGGATGGGATGAAAGGGCTGAATATTAGCAGCTGGCGGCGGCTGTTTTCACCCATGTGAATGGCTGGTGCACTATGGTTTTGACTGATTTTACCCGGGGTCTGCCGAGTACCCCGCATAATCAGAGGAAAAGCCCCCGTGAGCAAGGACGATAGCAACCGCACCACTACCGATGGCGGTATCCCGGTCGCCAGCGATGAATACTCCCTGACGGTAGGCCCGGATGGCCCCATTATCCTGCAGGATCACTACCTGATCGAGCAGATGGCGAACTTCAACCGCGAGCACATTCCCGAGCGCCAGCCCCATGCCAAGGGGTCCGGCGCCTTCGGCCATTTCAAGGTCACCCAGGATGTCAGCGCCTATACCAAGGCCGCGGTGTTTCAGCCGGGTACAAAAACCGACACCCTGATGCGTTTTTCCACCGTGGCCGGTGAGAAAGGCAGCCCGGATACCTGGCGCGACCCGCGGGGCTTTGCGCTCAAGTTCTATACCAGCGAGGGCAATTACGACCTGGTGGGTAACAACACGCCGGTGTTCTTTATCCGCGACCCGATGAAGTTCCAGCACTTTATCCGCTCGCAGAAGCGCCGGGCGGACAATGGCCTGCGGGATCACGACATGCAGTGGGATTTCTGGACCCTGTCGCCGGAATCGGCGCACCAGGTGACCTGGCTGATGGGCGACCGCGGCATTCCCAAGAGCTACCGCCATATGAACGGCTACTCCAGCCATACCTATATGTGGGTGAATGCCAACGGCGAGCGCTTCTGGGTGAAGTACCACTTCAAATGTGACCAGGGTGTCGAGTGCCTGACCCAGGAAGAGGCGGATCGTATCGCCGGGCAGGACTCCGATGCCCATCGCCGCGACCTGTTTGAGTCTATCGCTAAGGGCGATCACCCCAGCTGGACATTGCATGTGCAGATAATGCCCTATGAAGAGGCGAAGGATTACCGCTTCAATCCCTTTGACCTGACCAAGGTCTGGCCCCACGGCGACTACCCGCTGCACGAAGTGGGCAAGCTGGTGCTGGATCGCAACCCCACGGATTTCCATACCGAGATCGAGCAGGCGGCATTTGAGCCCAACAACGTGGTGCCAGGCATCGGCTTCAGCCCGGACAAGATGCTCCAGGCGCGGGTATTCGCTTACGCCGACGCACACCGTGCGCGTATGGGCGTGAACTACAAGCAGATACCGGTGAACCGCCCCAGATGCCCGGTACACAGCTACAGCAAAGACGGTGCCCTGCGGGTGGATAATGTGTCAGACCCGGTGTATGCACCCAATTCAAAAGGTGGACCAGCAGCCAATCACACCTATACCGAGAAGTGGGAGGCCAGTGGTGAATTTGTGCACGCTGCCTATACCTCTCACAAGGAAGACGACGACTTTGTGCAGGCGGGCACCCTGGTGCGCGAGGTGATGGACGAGGATGCCCGTGCACGTCTGGTATCCAATGCGGTGGGGCACCTTTCCGCCGGGGTTTCCGGTGAAATCCTGAAACGTGCGTTCGAATACTGGCGCAAGGTGGACAAAGACATTGGCGACCGCATTGAAAAGGGGGTCAAAGGCAATTGATGACAGGGCCCGCAGCGCGGGCCCTTTTTATTTGGAGGCGGTTTGCCGCGCTATTTCGCACTTCACCGAGTACAGCACCAGGCGCTCTTGCAAGGTCACGGGCAATCCAATTGAATGGCAGATGAGTATAAGAATAACGCCGGTCCACAGGGCGATGACGGCGTGTCGCAAGTTTTCATTATTATCGGGTGGGGTACCTTTTGTCGCTTACGATTCTGAACCGCGCTTTACTGTTGCGTTTTTTCCGGGGACTCCTGCTGGTTGCGGCCTGTGTGAGTGGTATCGCCGCCGCACAGGAAAGCGCCAGCGGTGATCACGTCAAGGTGCGCTGGCTGGCGCCGGATACCTTTGGTCCGGGTGAAGAAACCGTCGGCTTCTATTTTGAGGTGGACCCGGGCTGGCACGTGTACTGGCGCAATGCCGGAGATTCCGGGGCCGCACCACGCTTTGATTTTGCCGGTGCCAGCGGCGAGCTGGGAGAAATCCAGTGGCCATTTCCCGTGCGCCTGCCGATCGAACATCTCACCAACCTCGGCTACGAGGGCGATGTAGCCTATCTGTTTTCCGCCAAGCCCGATGCGTCGCGGATGGAGATCGTGGTGAGCCTGGAGTGGCTGGTGTGCAAGGTGGACTGCATCCCTGGCTACGGCAACATGACTCTGTCGCGGCCGGTGGCGGAGAGCGCCCAGTGGCAGCCGGAAGACAAGGCGCTGCGGGACAAGTTTGCGGCGCGGGTGCCCAGCTCAGCCAATGTCGGAGATTTTCCGTGGACACTGCGCACCGTATCCGCCGAGCCGCAAGCGGATTCCCTGCAACTGGTACTGGAAACCGAGGGCGGCTCCAATCGCCCGGCGCCGGATGTGTTTCCCCTCGACGGCGGATTGCTTACTGCCAGGGCACCCGAGGTTGAGCAGTCCGGAGACACCGTCCGCTACACCTTCCAGCGGGTGCCGGGTGCGGCCGTGACACCGACCACCGGCTTCGTGATCAGTGACGGAACGCGGGCCTGGCAACTGGATGACGTCGAAGTCCAGGCGGCTGCCACCAGCGCGCCCGATGGCCGCCCCGTTCCCGTCGACAGCGGCCAGCCGCTGTGGCTACTGGTGCTCGCCGCGATTGCCGGCGGTGCCATTCTCAACCTCATGCCCTGCGTGTTTCCGGTGCTGTCGATCAAGCTGTTTGGGCTGGTGGGCCCGGAGGCCGAGGCTTCCGGCCGCCTGAAGGAAGGGTTGCGCTACGCCGCCGGTGTACTGGTGACCTTTGCCGCACTGGGCGCGCTTTTGCTTGTTCTGCGCGCCGGCGGCGCGGCCATCGGCTGGGGCTTCCAGCTGCAGTCTGCGCCGGTGGTACTGGGATTGATTTTGCTGTTCTGGGTAATGGCGCTGTCCTTCAGCGGGCTGTACGAGTTCGGCCACCACCTGATGAACCTCGCCGGCAATAGCCGCGGTGGCGCCTTTGTCACCGGGGTACTGGCGGTATTTGTGGCCGCTCCCTGTACCGGGCCGTTTATGGGTGCAGCCCTCGGTGCGGCGACCCTGCTACCGGCCTGGGGTGCCATGGCGATTTTTCTCGGCCTCGGTATTGGGCTGGCGTTGCCATTTGTCCTGCTGTGCGCATTTCCGGCGTTGCTCAATCGTCTGCCTGCACCGGGGCCATGGATGGAAACCCTGCGGCAGTTTCTCGCATTCCCGCTGTATGCCACCGTAATCTGGCTTCTGTGGGTGCTGGGTCGCCTGGTGGGCGAAAGCGGCTGGGTCATCGGTGCCATGCTGATGCTGACGGTGGTGTTCGCATTCTGGCTGGGGCGCCACCAGTTCCGCGGTAGTCGCTGGATCGCGTGGGGCCTGGTGCTCGCAGCGCTGGTGATGAGTTTTGGTGCGGCCAACAAACTTCAGCAGAATGGCAACGCAGCGAAGGGCGTGCAGTTGCAGTCGGAAACCGGCTGGCAGCCCTACGATCGCAATGCGATCTCGCAGGCGCTGGCGCGCAAACAGGCGGTGTTTATCGACTACACCGCGGCCTGGTGTATCACCTGCCAGGTGAACAAAAAGCTGGTGCTGGAGTCCGAGGAAGTCGAGGCGATGTTCCAGAAAAATAATGTGTATCTGGTGCGCGCCGACTGGACCGATCAGGACCGGGAGATTACCCGTGCACTGGGGGAATTGGGGCGTAACTCGGTACCGGTATACGCCTGGTATGCACCGGGAGAAAGGGAACCGGTACTGTTACCGCAGATTCTGAAGGCGGACATGATCGAAGCGCTTTTCACCGACGAATAATTGTTTTTCAACCAAAGAGGGTACGCAATCGTGAATACACAAGGTATGAGTGGTAAACGTTCTTTCCGTCGTTTTCTGGGCGGGGTCGCCCTGTTCGCATTGCCAGCGCTGGCTATGGCGGTCGCGGTGCCCGGAGAAAAAGCACCGGATTTCAGTGAGGTGGATGCCAAAGGCGAGACTCGCAGCCTGCAGGACTACAAAGGTCAGTGGCTGGTGCTGGAGTGGTTCAACAAAGACTGCCCCTATGTAAAAAAACACTACGGCAGTGGCAATATGCAGGCACTGCAGAAAAAGTACACTGACCAGGATATCAACTGGCTGACGGTCATCTCCTCCGCAAAGGGCAAGCAGGGATATCTGGAACCGGCACAGGCGCTGCAAGTGGCGGAGAACCACAACCTGAGCGCCAGCGCTCCTTTCCTGCTGGATGCGGACGGAAGTATGGGGCGCGCCTATGGCGCCAAGACCACCCCGCACATGTTTATCATCAACCCGCAGGGTGAAGTAGTTTATGCCGGTGCGATTGATGACAACGACTCCGCCAACCCCGCAGTGATCCCCAAGTCCAGCAACTACGTCGCTGCTGTATTTGATGCTGCCTTGAAAGGGAAAGAGGTGGCCGTCGCCTCGACCCGCGCATACGGCTGTAGTGTGAAATACTAAAGCTGCTGTATCGCGAATACTAAAAAAGGCACCCGGGGTTTTCCCGGGTGTCTTTTTCGTTGAGCGTCCTGTTTTACGATCAGTTTACGGAGCACATCGGTTCTACATAGTTACCGCTGTGCGTCCCTTGCAAACCGAAGCTGGCGCTGGCACCCGGTTGCAGGTTGCCATTCCATTCCAGGTTGCTGAGGGTTACCCGTGAGCCATTACCGGATACGTCAAAATTACCACCCCAGCCACTGTCAAACGCAGTGTCAGCACTGAAGTCCAACGTTACTTTCCAGCCACTCACTGCCGCGGTGCCATCGTTGGTCACAGTAATCGTGTTGATAACGAATCCATCTGCCCAACGATTAGCTTCACCCAGTTGGCAGGTGAGGTCTGATTTCAGCTCGGGTTCTGGCTCGGGGTCTATTCAATTTGCCACAGTAAAAGTGACGGAATCGGTGGTGGGGAGTTCAATCTCGTTGGTGTCCAGCGCCCCCAGCTGTAGTTGATAAATGCCGGTTTATACCGGTGCGGTCACTGAAGCGGGGCTGGTTACGTTACCGGCCACCAGGCCGCCGTCGATGTAGATATTGGCCTCGCTACTTTTGCGAGGGTAGATTTAATGGATAGAGTTTTATTGCCAGGTGTAAGCGGCCGATAGAAAACTCCCCAGCCGAAGCTGGAGAGTTTTTCAATAGCGGAAAGATCAGTTGGCACTACAGGTTGGCAGGCTGAAGTTGCCGCTGTGGCCACCCTGGAATCCAAGCACTGTGGAGCCACCGGGCTGCAGGCTGCCATTCCAGGCCGCGTTGGAAACGGTCACCACACGGCCGTCCGCGGAGAGACTGAACTCGCCGCTCCAGCCGTTGACCAGGGTGATCGGCTCGGCAAAGGTGAGCTCGATTTCCCATCCCTGGATTGCCTCGCTGCCGTCGTTGGTCACGGTGAGATTGTTCAGCACAAAACCGTTATTCCAGGTGTCTGCGGTCAGTGCTTCACAGCTAACGCCGTCACCGCCACCGGTGGATTGCGGTTCCACGGTAATGGAAATACTGTCCGTGGCAGACAGCTCGTCACCGTTATCGACTGCACGTACTTCAATCTGGTGATTGCCGACGGCCGGTGCGGGTATGGTCACATCCGTGGTGCCGCTGGCGCTGGAAGTCAGCACGCCGTCAAAGTAAAGATTCACACCGTCTGCGTACTGCAATGTGTACTGCACGGTGATGTCTTCGCCCTCGTCGAAGGTGCTGCCGCTGGCGGGGGCGGTGATGCTCACCGCGGGTATTGGCGGCGATTCCACATCGATGGTAACGGTCGCCGCCGAGGATACGGCACCGGCATTGTCGGTGACGGTATAGGTGAAGCTGTCGCTGCCAAAGAAGCCCGCATCCGGGGTGTACAGCAACTCTGCGCCAGTGCCGCTGAGGCTGCCGTTGTTGGGGCTGGTGTCCACGTTGTACGCAGTGATACTGCCGTCGCTGTCGCTACCGGAGAGTGTCACCATCACCTGGGATTCGAAACCGGTCTGCACGTTCACGTCGTTCGCGGTGGGTGCACAGTTGATGCCGGAATCGCCACCGCAGCCCTCACCGGGCTCCTGACCCCAGATGAGCTCGCCATCGTCGTACAGCGCGATCAATGGTGCTTGTTCGCGGCTGCTACCGTAGTTGTCCCAGGATGGATCATTGGCCGGATCCCAGGGCAGCCCCTCCGGTACCGCGACGCGGAACTGGGTTTCCTTTTTGCTCTCGGACTGGCCGCCCGGATAGATGTCTACGCCGGCGAAGGAGACCTCCACGTAGTAAATATTGTCTGCCGGATCGCCCCAGGGGTACGGGCCGGTGAAGCCGCTGCCCTGGCTGTAGGCGCTGGAGAGCTGCAGGTCACTGGCGGAGTAGCCCGCGTCAACCAGTTCGGAAATATCGATCCAGTAGCGCAGGCTCAGATTGTCGGTGAGCCGTGCCGGCCAGGCGCTGCGGTTGTGCGGTCGCGCGCTGATCTCCGTGTGGCGGGGGCCGCTGGAATTCAGTTTGGCGTCCACAAAAAATTCGGTATCGCGGGTTTCGGGGGCGGGGAAGCTGTCTTCCGGAATCGGGTTGCCACCGAAGTCCATCCACAGCCGTGCCAGGGCACCGGTGAAGCCGGCGTTGTAGTCCGTGGCCACCTCGTTCAGCACGTAATCGCCGCGGTCGTTCTCGAAGCTGTCCGAGGTATCCGGGCCGCCGACCAGCGCGCCGACCAGTGTGTGGCGGTTGTCGATAGGACTGGAAAGACTGTCGTTCCAGGAACCGTGTGCGGTGCGGTGGTGTGGTGAGGTGGGGTACACCGAGCCGTAGCCGATCTGGTAGCTCATATTCATCGGGTTATCGCCGAGCAGGTACTCCATCTGACCCGCGGCAAAATCGTAATAGGTCTGCGCCCTGGGATTACCCGGGTCCACCTGGTTCAGATAATCTGCATACACCAGCGCGATAAACGAGGTATTGGATGTGTAGCGCGCAGCGCCCCACTGATCCAGATGCGCGAGGCCGCCGGGGGTGTAGGTCACGCGACTACCGTTGTAACCGGTGGTCCAGAAATCCAGCCAGCGCTCCGCATCGGCGCGGTATTGTGGATTGTCGGTAAGCTGCGACATCAGCACATAGCTGCCGTAGCTCTTGTCGTCCCAGGCGTGGGTCCACTTGTACGAGCGGGTTGTGGACTGGGGTTCGGTGGAAAGGTTGGCGTAATAGCTGTTGGCCTTGTCCAGATAGGACTGGTCGCCGGTGGCGCGATACAGCCAGGCCGCACCCCACACCAGCTCATCGTTGTAACCGCTCCAGGAGTTGTAATAGCTGGTGGCATCGGTAATGCAGTCGCTGTAGGCGCCGCGATAATTATCCGCAAAGCTGTACAGCTGCTCCGCGTGCTGTAGCAGGTTGGCGGCATAGCTGGCATCGCTGGACTCGAACACCATGGAGATCGCGGCCAGTGCCGCGGCGGTTTCCCCGGCGATATCGGAACCGG
It includes:
- a CDS encoding PhnE/PtxC family ABC transporter permease, with translation MTHNSIHSASNHPPAQQRDPALAPRLLIMFVVFLLLWPGLHFSELDLGVLFDHGGAQAMGSLLHNAWPPAQDSDFLQLLWRSTLETLAIAVAGITLALPPALIAALLITRALSRSGIPRSGKPSRLGRCLRWPLRSLLIVLRSIPEIVWALLFVRAVGLGPSAGVFAIAITYTGMLGKVYAEIFESVDRQAAEALIGAGASRVTAFLYGILPNAAGEMLSYTVYRWECALRASVVMGFVGAGGLGQQLELSLRMFAGNEVVAILLVFLVLVLLADQISRVLRVRLL
- a CDS encoding phosphonate ABC transporter ATP-binding protein, which translates into the protein MTLRDASIAFKQPADATQTHALHQIALTINTGEQVAIIGPSGAGKTTLLRLLATAEQPHTGELQILDTQPWALSGNALQQLRARIGLVQQSPPLPPRQRVVTAVAAGRAGKWSRLKSAVNLLYPLDIDNIRNTLAKLDLADKMFQRCDQLSGGQLQRVAIARALYQQPEILLADEPVSAMDPVLAEHTLALLSRETRQHGATLVVSLHNLALALRHFPRVIGLRGGKIQFDKPASEISDTELEKLYINDQLPAATEQSGQPINSSRPSTLPRC
- a CDS encoding putative selenate ABC transporter substrate-binding protein → MIHRAISGTRALAALCLLPVIFLSSVVAVANDATAEDPSPKVLRVSAIPDEAPTELLRKFKPLGSYLEQQLGLKVQFIPVTDYAAVVESLAADRVDLAWLGGFTFVQARLRTGDAIPLVQREQDRRFTSKFITADPAIQSLQDLKGKSFVFGSISSTSGSLMPRYFLAQDKIVPEDFFSRVAYSGAHDATAAWVQAGKADAGVLNASVWEKLVAAGKVDTDKVRVLATTPPYFDYNWTVRGGLDTALVAKIKQSFLALDPANPQHKTILDLQAADRFIETSPENYRSIEDAARSVGLLK
- the mnmH gene encoding tRNA 2-selenouridine(34) synthase MnmH, encoding MSKNEVRPDSADFREIFLHDLPLIDTRAPVEFSKGSFPNAVNLPLMTDSERQKVGTCYKQKGQQAAIALGHELVGGKVKEARVKAWATFAEAHPEGYLFCFRGGLRSQISQQWLREAGVPYPRVTGGYKAMRSFLVEEIESAVRDCQFTLVGGMTGTGKTEVLMQLDNAVDLEGHANHRGSSFGKRATPQPPQIAFENALAIDFLKRRASGQSHFVLEDESRLIGRCSVPLPLHQGMRTYPLVWLDDTLEGRVERILKDYVIDLCADFVAVHGAEEGPQVFAGALRQNLANITKRLGGARYQELDAIMREALERQLADGTVDRHRDWIAALLGDYYDPMYKHQLEQKAGRIIFRGNQEEVVAYLRDLST
- the selD gene encoding selenide, water dikinase SelD; translated protein: MTETSGPSDPVRLTQYSHGAGCGCKISPAVLDRILADSGAPLQDPNLWVGNASRDDAAVYALDDERGVVSTTDFFMPIVDDPYDFGRIAATNAISDIYAMGADPLMAIAILGWPVNVLPPEVAREVIRGGRAVCAEAGIPLAGGHSIDAPEPIFGLAVTGVVEKQVLKRNDTATAGCKLYLTKPLGIGVLTTAEKQGKLRPEDAGVARDLMCTLNRPGSRFARLPAVKAMTDVTGFGLLGHLVEMADGSGLCAELEFTAVPRIASVPHYLEQGCIPGGTGRNFESYGHRVRLAEDSQHQLLCDPQTSGGLLIAVAPEGEEAFLATAKELDLQLAPIGTLVAREDAGHELAVMVR
- a CDS encoding catalase — encoded protein: MSKDDSNRTTTDGGIPVASDEYSLTVGPDGPIILQDHYLIEQMANFNREHIPERQPHAKGSGAFGHFKVTQDVSAYTKAAVFQPGTKTDTLMRFSTVAGEKGSPDTWRDPRGFALKFYTSEGNYDLVGNNTPVFFIRDPMKFQHFIRSQKRRADNGLRDHDMQWDFWTLSPESAHQVTWLMGDRGIPKSYRHMNGYSSHTYMWVNANGERFWVKYHFKCDQGVECLTQEEADRIAGQDSDAHRRDLFESIAKGDHPSWTLHVQIMPYEEAKDYRFNPFDLTKVWPHGDYPLHEVGKLVLDRNPTDFHTEIEQAAFEPNNVVPGIGFSPDKMLQARVFAYADAHRARMGVNYKQIPVNRPRCPVHSYSKDGALRVDNVSDPVYAPNSKGGPAANHTYTEKWEASGEFVHAAYTSHKEDDDFVQAGTLVREVMDEDARARLVSNAVGHLSAGVSGEILKRAFEYWRKVDKDIGDRIEKGVKGN
- a CDS encoding protein-disulfide reductase DsbD family protein, giving the protein MSLTILNRALLLRFFRGLLLVAACVSGIAAAQESASGDHVKVRWLAPDTFGPGEETVGFYFEVDPGWHVYWRNAGDSGAAPRFDFAGASGELGEIQWPFPVRLPIEHLTNLGYEGDVAYLFSAKPDASRMEIVVSLEWLVCKVDCIPGYGNMTLSRPVAESAQWQPEDKALRDKFAARVPSSANVGDFPWTLRTVSAEPQADSLQLVLETEGGSNRPAPDVFPLDGGLLTARAPEVEQSGDTVRYTFQRVPGAAVTPTTGFVISDGTRAWQLDDVEVQAAATSAPDGRPVPVDSGQPLWLLVLAAIAGGAILNLMPCVFPVLSIKLFGLVGPEAEASGRLKEGLRYAAGVLVTFAALGALLLVLRAGGAAIGWGFQLQSAPVVLGLILLFWVMALSFSGLYEFGHHLMNLAGNSRGGAFVTGVLAVFVAAPCTGPFMGAALGAATLLPAWGAMAIFLGLGIGLALPFVLLCAFPALLNRLPAPGPWMETLRQFLAFPLYATVIWLLWVLGRLVGESGWVIGAMLMLTVVFAFWLGRHQFRGSRWIAWGLVLAALVMSFGAANKLQQNGNAAKGVQLQSETGWQPYDRNAISQALARKQAVFIDYTAAWCITCQVNKKLVLESEEVEAMFQKNNVYLVRADWTDQDREITRALGELGRNSVPVYAWYAPGEREPVLLPQILKADMIEALFTDE
- a CDS encoding thioredoxin family protein, producing MNTQGMSGKRSFRRFLGGVALFALPALAMAVAVPGEKAPDFSEVDAKGETRSLQDYKGQWLVLEWFNKDCPYVKKHYGSGNMQALQKKYTDQDINWLTVISSAKGKQGYLEPAQALQVAENHNLSASAPFLLDADGSMGRAYGAKTTPHMFIINPQGEVVYAGAIDDNDSANPAVIPKSSNYVAAVFDAALKGKEVAVASTRAYGCSVKY
- a CDS encoding cellulose binding domain-containing protein — protein: MTNDGTAAVSGWKVTLDFSADTAFDSGWGGNFDVSGNGSRVTLSNLEWNGNLQPGASASFGLQGTHSGNYVEPMCSVN